The Streptomyces tubercidicus DNA segment AGGCCGTCGCGTGCGGCGTAGTGCTCGACGGCGCGGCGCTCTACGGCGCGCATCACGGCGGTACGGTCGCCGCCCGGCAGCCGCAGCATGATGGCGCGGACATCGCTGCGGTAGCGCACGGCGTCCGGACGGGCCGGCTCGACCAGGTCCAGGCGGCTGAACTCCGCGAAGAGCGCGCGGGCCGCGTCCGGTGTCGCCACCCGTAGCCCACAGGGCCCGGCCAGCACCTCCTTGATGATCTCCGGGGTGATGACGCGCAGCACCAGCCCGGGATGGGCGAGCCGGCGGACGCCCTCGTCGCCGATATGGCTGAGGATGCGGTCGTAGAGAATCCCCTGGACCAGCAGCTGGTCGACCCGGCGGAAGACCTGATGGCGGCGTTCGGGCAGGCTGCGGATCAGCTCGCCGGTCGGCTCGGCCCCGGCGCCCGCGAGGGTGGCGGCGCGGGCGGCCAGTTTCAGACTGAGCGGGTGCCCGCCGACCCGGTCCGCCAGCGCCCCCGCCACCTCCGGGTCCTTGACCCCGCAGGACGTCAGCAGGCCGACGGCGGCCGCCGGATCGAGTTCACCGAGTTCGATGTCGAGCGATTCGACCGTCTTCGCCGGATGTTCGACCGGCGCCCGCCCGGAGACGATGAGCCGCATCCGCGGATAGATGCTCTGGAACGAGAGGTAGATCGCCACCATCCGGCCCACCACCGGCGATCCGCGGTACTGCGCCTCCTCGAACGAGTCGACGACCAGCGCGAACGGCGGGTCCTCGGCGTGCGCCCCGCCCTTCCGGTCCGCCACCGCCCGCCGCAGGACCCCGGCGAGCCGCCGGATCAGATCGGTCTCCCGTCCGGCGGCCAGCGACTGGAACTGCTGCGAGGAGCGGCGCCCCAACACCGCCCGGGTCGTGGCGAGTTCCTGCAGCTGGCTGACCCGCTCCTGCCCCTCCCGCTGGCTGCGGGTCGCCTCCTGGCACTCGTGCGCCAGCGCGTCCAGCTCCGCGCGGTGTGCCGGGAACTGGATGCCGAGCTGCCGGGCCACCTCGGCGATCAGGGTGAGCGGTTCCTGGATCGAGAGGGTGGGCCGCTCGAAGTCGATATAGGCGAAGGGGAAGCAGCCGGCCGGGTCGCGGAGGCCGTCGAGCACGAACTTGGCGAGGAGGGTGGTCTTGCCCATCCCGCCGGGACCGTGCACGACCAGCGGGGGGACCGGCCCCGGGTGCTGCGCGGAACCATCCGGCTGGGCAGCACCATCCGGCCGTGCTCCCGCCGCCACCGGCCCGTCGGACGGGGCGAGATAGTCCCGTAGCTCCGCGAGTTCGCGGGTACGCCCCTGGAACGGCAGCCGTACGAGCCGCTCCAGCGGTTCGAGCAATCTGGCCCGCTCCAGGGTGAGCTGGAGCTCCGCGAGGTCCGGCAGTCCGGTCACACCCGGCACCCGCGAGAGCCACAGCACCGCCTGGAGCGCATCGGCCAGATCGTCGGTGGTCAGCCCCTCCGTCGCCGGGGGACGGCCGGAGAGACAGGCCAGCGCGAAGCGCTCCGGTCCGGGTTCCGCGGGCAGCTCGTCGAGCTGGCACTCCAGGCCGCGCCGGGCCGCCTCGGGCCCGGTCAGCTCGCGGAGCGTCCGGTCCCTGACATCGGACTTGAGGGACCATCCGGCCTGGTCCTGCGTCCCCAACGTCGTACAGTCGTCGACCAGTTCCAGCACAGCGCCGCCGCTGGCGGTCTCCTCGCCGGGCAGCCGGAGCCGCTGTGGATCGAAACGGCTCAGCAGACAGGCCGCCTCCCGGTAGGCCCGGCGGGCCCCGGAGACCTCCTCGGTCCGCTGCTCGCCCGTGTGCAGCTCCGCGCGCAAGCGGGCGACGAACAACTCCCGGGCCGCGGACGGGTCCACACCGCGGCGGTCAGAGGGACTGGTAGACACGGATGGCCCCCTCCGCCGCCGTGCAGAGCTCACGCATATAGCCCTCGCGGTCCGCGCCGTTCGCCCCGGTGGCCTGGAGCACCTCGTGCACCGCCGCGTCCACGAGGGTGGCGATGGCGGACTCCTGGGCCTGCCCGCTGCCGAGGATCTCCGGTGGCGACTCACGGAAGGCCTGGTCGAAGAAGCTGCGCAGATCGTCGGGTTCGGCGATCCGGGCGGTGTCCCAGGCCAGGTTTCCCCGCAGATCGTAAGGGAGTTGACGCATCGAGCGCCCGTAACCGAGGAGCACCAGCCGGGGCGCCTGATCCCCGCGGACGGCGGCATGCTCGTAGATGGCCATGCCGAGCTGTCCGATGAAGTCCCAGACATCGGAGCTGGGATCGAGCTTGTCGCATTCGTCGAGGACCAGCCAGAGACGCTCCTCGACGGCGGTGGCCCGCCCGGCCACCCAGTGCGCGGCCTCGTCGACCGACGGCAGCGGGTCATTGAGTTGCGTGGGATTCAGCGGGGCCGCGCCGTCCTGCGGATCGGCGACGAAGTCCGCCAGCCGCCGGACGACCTTGGCGGCGGTGGCGGTGTGCGACAGGGTGACGCGCACCGGGCGGAATCCGCTGTGCTGTCCGATGTGACGGAGAAAGTTGTAGGTGTACGACCGGCCGCTGCCCGGCTCGCCGTCGACCAGCAGAATGAACTGATGGGGGTCCGCGACGAACCGGCGCAGGGTCTCCCGCAGGTCCTGGCGGTCGATGAACGCCTCGGCGCCGTTCTTCAGGACGCAGGTACGGAAATTGTCCAGTGCGGCATGGGCCCGGAAGTCCTCCCGCAGCCGGCCCAGGAATTCCTGGGCCTTCACGATGTCCGGAAGCACCGCCAGCCGGTCGATGCCGGTGAGCGCCTCGACAAGCCGCAGCTGCCGCTGGATATCCGTACGCGACTGGTGCACGAGCGTGCGGGCGTTGTCCGTGCTGATCTGCGTCAGCCGCAACCCGCCGATGAATTCCGGCGGGAAGCCGTACTGGGCGAGCTGGGTATGCGGATCGGTGGTGTCGAGCAGATAGTTCCGCACCCACGCGGTGACGAGGTCCCACTCCGTTTCGGTCAGCGGCATACCGCGCCTACCCGGTACCGTCAAAGATCCGCTGAACCGGTGCCCTGACCTCGTGCTGCGACAGATAGGCGCTGATGCCGTGGTGGTTGCTGCTGTCATTCGTGACCAGCAGATCGGTGATCCGCTCCGGCGGGGCGTACTCGGGCCGCAAGGTGTGGTCGAGAGCCACCAGATCCCGCAGGTCCGAGGCGTTGCGCCAGGCCGCCACCCCGGCCGGGACGGCCGGCGGCCGGGACAGATGGTCCTGCACCTCGGTGATCGCCAGTGGCGATCCCACGGTGACCAGCAGCTCCACCTCCCGCCCCTGCTCCATCAGCACCTCATAGGCGATGATCGTTCCCAGGCTGTGGCCGACCACCACCAGCGGGCCGCCGTCGACCCCCGCCAGCGTCTCCTCGACCACCGCGCGCATCGCCGGACCCGCCCCGCCGAAGAAGTAGGCGTGTACGTCCTTGAAGGCGTGCTTGACCAGCATCCGGAACACCGCCGTACGGCCGGACCGGCGCAACGGCAGGGCCTCCAGCGGAAGTTCCGCACCGGGCTCCTCGGGCTCCTCGGACCCGGCCAGCGTGTCCGCGAGAGACGTCATGTCCCGCAGCCAGTCGACCAGCGCGCTCTCATCGGCCCCGGCCCGCCCCTCCAGCGCGATCTCACCGGCGTCCAGCCGCGCTTCCCCCAGCGTCCGCGCCACGAACTCCTCGGCCGGCTCCGTCCCGGCCCGGTCCACGGCGGCCGCCGACTCCTCGACCGGCTCCGTACGGCCGTCCAGCGGATCCGGCTGGAAATCGGGGAGCGGCGCCGGATACCGCACCGGCGCCCAGTACGCCATCCGCGACGCCTCGGCCATGTCCCGGCCGAACAGCGCGGTGTCCCACTGGGACTTGAGCAGCTCCGCACGGACCTTGTTCCCGTTTCCGTGGACATAGACGACCCTGGGTTGCATGGCCGGCACCTCCCGGTCTCAGTCGCGCCGCAGCACGATGTCGTCGTGCGAGGCGAGCCGCTTCCAGCGCTCCGCCGGGGCACGTACCACGGGCATCAGATCGACGGCCGGCAGCGGCCCCAGGTCCAGCGAGGTCAGCTCGGCGACATCCCGCACCGGCACCTGGAACGTCCGGAACGCACCCAGCGGCGGCGGCGCGCCCGCTTGCGCCCCGGCCAGCGCCCGCTCCGCGTCCCGGGTCAGATCGGGACTCTGGTCAAGCACATACGCCGTCGACGCGAGCGATCCGCCCTGGAGGAACGCCGCCACTTTCCAGAAGCGCAGCGGCACTTGGACGCCCCGGTACGGCGGATCGGAGTCGTGCAGGACCGGCCCGGTGAGCACGGCGAGCCTGCGGTCGACGTCGGCGGCGTGGTCGAGCAGATGGTTCTCCAGCTCCTGCCACACCTTCTTGGCCTGATTGAAGACATCCGCCTGCGGGGCGGCATTCGTGTAGTGGAATGTGTCCTCATTGGCCTGGTCCGCCTCCGCGGCCGCACCCCATACCGGGTCGAGCCGGCGGACCAGATGCCCCTTCTCCAGGGAGTTGTCGCGGTATACGTCATGGCCCGTCTGGTGGGCCTTGTCCACCCGCGGATCGAACTGCCAGCTGCTCTCCCGGGGCACCTGATCCATCAGACGCCGGCCGTCGACGCAGACCGCGGCGGCCACCGCCATCCGCCGGTCCGGCCGCAGCACCACGGTGAAGTGGGTGTAGGGCAGCACCACCGTCTCCACCTGCGGGCGGGTGGGCACCGGCAGCGGTACCCGGACCCCGAGGAAGTGCTCGTCATAGCCCGCACGGTCCGCCAGCGGCGGCCGGGATGTGGTGGTCCCGGCCGCCGCGCCGACGGTCCGTGGGGAGTCTGCTGGGATCATGGGGTAAGCGCTTCCCGGTGGCGCGGCCCGCCGACCGGTGCCTCCGGCGAAGCCACTCGAACAGCCGCCCGCACCGGCCCCGCGCCGTCTGCGGCGGGACCGTACCGGCGGTGGGTCGCACGTCCGCCCTCGGGCGGGCACCGCGGTCTCAGTCGGCGGGGTAGATGTCTCCGCTGGCCATACCGCTTTCCTGCTCGCTCTGGGAGCGGAGCCTGCGGGCCTTTTCCTGAAGCCGCTTCCGTTCCTCCGGGTCGCCGGCCCGCTCCGCGGCCGCCTGGAGTTCCTGTGCCTTGTCACGCATCTGCTGGATGCGTGCGCGTGATTCTCCTGATGCGTTCATCATCTGTCCTTGAACGGTGTGGGGAGAGCTGCATTTCCAGCTAATCAGGGTCGACGGCCCTTGGCACGTCGGACCTCACGCTCCGTGGGGACGGCGTCCGGGCCGTGACCGCCGGCCGCGGCACGCCCGGGTTTTTCGGCGTGTCTCCACCGGATGGCCTTCCTGAATGGCGAGAGCGGCCAGTAGGGACGTTGGCTGAACCACAGCACGCTCACAGTCCGCCGAGTGTCAGCGCTTCTGGTGTTTGACGCTCCCCTCGTTCAGTGGAGTTTCTCCATGACATCCGAACCAGCTCTTTGTGGGGGCGACGCCGAACTGTCCTCGACAGAACCCGGCGAGCACTTTCCGCCCATGACCCCTGAGAAAAGCTCGGCCCACACCCTTCTGTGGGAGGCAGTGACCCACAGGCCGCTGGAGGAAGTCGCCGCCCTTGTCGAACGGCTCAAGCGCAGCGGTGACATTCCCAACCCAGGCGACGAAGCCCTGCGTATGGCGGTCGTTTCCCGTCCGGTGAGCGACGTCGCCGCGCTCTTCGACCTGCTCCGCGCCACCCCGCACACCGCGGAATCGAGCCTTGAGGCACTGCGCGCGGTGGCCGTGGACCGCTCCGTGGAGGAGGTCGCGCAGCTCATCGAGCTGTTCGACCGGTCGAAGAACGGCGGCGACGAGGTCCACGGCTTCGCCGACCCGTTCCCGCCCGACCCCGGCGGCTTCGGTGGCTTCGGCGGCCCCGGAGGCCCCGGCGGTCCCGGTGAGCCCGTCGAACCGGAGCGCACCACGGCCATGCACGTACTCGACCCCGATGTCCGCCCGCTGGGCCGTGACGGGCAGTCGCTCTACCACACGCAGGGCGACAGCCCGATGAACCAGCCGCCCAGCCGTCCGCCCTGGGCCACCCAGCGGCCCGCCGGCGGTCTGCCGCAGGGCGGTCCGCGCTGGGCGCACGCGGACGAGGCGGCCCGCCAGCCGGGCTATGCGATGCCCGGTGTGCTGCGGTTCGTACTGCGCTGGCCCGCCGCGCTGGCACTGGCGCTGTGCGGGCTGAGCCATCTGCCGGTGAACTCGTCGCCCCTCCAGGGTGCCCAGGCGGCCGCCGGACTCTCGGTGGCCATCGTCATCGTCTACCTGATGCTGGCCGGCTGGCTGGCGATGCACGACACCGCCCTGGTCTGGACGGTGAGCGCCGCCGCGGCGATGATCATCATCGCCCTGCACGCGCTGTCCCGCGCCGGGGTGTTCGCCCCGCTGGGCAGCGGCCTGGGCGACACCGCCATGTGGCCGGAACTGCTCGCGGTGGGGCTGGCGATCGTCAGCGCCGGGATCGCGGGCGCGGCCCTGCTCTACCGCCCGCGCCGCATGAACACGGCTGTCGCGGGCGCATAACCGCCGACGCCCCAGCGGCCCCCAGGGCGCGGGCCGGGACCCAGGTCAGGGTCCCGGCCCGCGCCCTTGCCCGACCGGGGTCAGTCCTTCGTCGAGTAGTGGTGCAGCACCCAGGCGGGCAGCGCGAACCAGCAGAGCATGAACCAGGCGACGAGCCCGGCGACGATCCAGGGGACGGCCT contains these protein-coding regions:
- a CDS encoding DUF6381 family protein is translated as MNASGESRARIQQMRDKAQELQAAAERAGDPEERKRLQEKARRLRSQSEQESGMASGDIYPAD
- a CDS encoding ATP-binding protein; the protein is MSTSPSDRRGVDPSAARELFVARLRAELHTGEQRTEEVSGARRAYREAACLLSRFDPQRLRLPGEETASGGAVLELVDDCTTLGTQDQAGWSLKSDVRDRTLRELTGPEAARRGLECQLDELPAEPGPERFALACLSGRPPATEGLTTDDLADALQAVLWLSRVPGVTGLPDLAELQLTLERARLLEPLERLVRLPFQGRTRELAELRDYLAPSDGPVAAGARPDGAAQPDGSAQHPGPVPPLVVHGPGGMGKTTLLAKFVLDGLRDPAGCFPFAYIDFERPTLSIQEPLTLIAEVARQLGIQFPAHRAELDALAHECQEATRSQREGQERVSQLQELATTRAVLGRRSSQQFQSLAAGRETDLIRRLAGVLRRAVADRKGGAHAEDPPFALVVDSFEEAQYRGSPVVGRMVAIYLSFQSIYPRMRLIVSGRAPVEHPAKTVESLDIELGELDPAAAVGLLTSCGVKDPEVAGALADRVGGHPLSLKLAARAATLAGAGAEPTGELIRSLPERRHQVFRRVDQLLVQGILYDRILSHIGDEGVRRLAHPGLVLRVITPEIIKEVLAGPCGLRVATPDAARALFAEFSRLDLVEPARPDAVRYRSDVRAIMLRLPGGDRTAVMRAVERRAVEHYAARDGLEARAEEIYHRLRLDENPRSVEERWLPGVERFLAGAQQDMTPRAAGLLTARLGGATPDQVAEGADQEDWERIAAREVEDLLAQGYAQAAFDRLGRRRPWTPCSPLHALFAEALNRLGRQEEARRATADAVDAAERAGCGERRLELLLLSARLSEEAGDLPGAGRALRVAEDVAVGLGQDLEAMGALLARARLTAGADGADVEADRQLAERLRELPDAVLADRPVLVRAVASQIYDRAPGALDHALEVVGLPADDETLDTLGAAMRRATSRQPALLGRVMEILDEAAGPSRQPADGAPTGITGILRLARDRGTLGTLARRLLAVPDKSGEIVAGVAAAMGVGTGGRTASHAASGPEPGGRTPEEGSGPAGPDDR
- a CDS encoding DNA/RNA non-specific endonuclease: MIPADSPRTVGAAAGTTTSRPPLADRAGYDEHFLGVRVPLPVPTRPQVETVVLPYTHFTVVLRPDRRMAVAAAVCVDGRRLMDQVPRESSWQFDPRVDKAHQTGHDVYRDNSLEKGHLVRRLDPVWGAAAEADQANEDTFHYTNAAPQADVFNQAKKVWQELENHLLDHAADVDRRLAVLTGPVLHDSDPPYRGVQVPLRFWKVAAFLQGGSLASTAYVLDQSPDLTRDAERALAGAQAGAPPPLGAFRTFQVPVRDVAELTSLDLGPLPAVDLMPVVRAPAERWKRLASHDDIVLRRD
- a CDS encoding alpha/beta fold hydrolase; translated protein: MQPRVVYVHGNGNKVRAELLKSQWDTALFGRDMAEASRMAYWAPVRYPAPLPDFQPDPLDGRTEPVEESAAAVDRAGTEPAEEFVARTLGEARLDAGEIALEGRAGADESALVDWLRDMTSLADTLAGSEEPEEPGAELPLEALPLRRSGRTAVFRMLVKHAFKDVHAYFFGGAGPAMRAVVEETLAGVDGGPLVVVGHSLGTIIAYEVLMEQGREVELLVTVGSPLAITEVQDHLSRPPAVPAGVAAWRNASDLRDLVALDHTLRPEYAPPERITDLLVTNDSSNHHGISAYLSQHEVRAPVQRIFDGTG